One window from the genome of Choloepus didactylus isolate mChoDid1 chromosome 2, mChoDid1.pri, whole genome shotgun sequence encodes:
- the LOC119515809 gene encoding charged multivesicular body protein 1b-like — protein sequence MSNMEKHLFNLKFAAKELSRSAKKCDKEEKAEKAKIKKAIQKGNMEVARIHAENAIRQKNQAVNFLRTSARVDAVDARVQTAVTMGKVTKSMAGVVKSMDATLKTMNLEKISALMDKFEHQFETLDVQTQQMEDTMSSTTTLTTPQGQVDMLLQEMADEAGLDLNMELPQGQTGSVGTSVASAEQDELSQRLARLRDQV from the coding sequence ATGTCCAACATGGAAAAACACCTGTTCAACCTGAAGTTCGCGGCCAAAGAGCTGAGCAGGAGTGCCAAGAAATGCGACAAAGAGGAAAAGGCCGAAAAGGCCAAGATTAAAAAGGCCATTCAGAAAGGCAACATGGAAGTGGCAAGGATACACGCGGAAAACGCCATCCGCCAGAAGAACCAGGCGGTGAATTTCCTGAGGACGAGTGCGCGGGTGGACGCGGTGGACGCCCGAGTCCAGACGGCGGTGACGATGGGCAAGGTGACCAAGTCCATGGCCGGCGTGGTCAAGTCAATGGACGCGACGTTGAAGACCATGAACCTGGAGAAGATCTCTGCCCTGATGGACAAATTCGAGCACCAGTTTGAGACGCTGGACGTGCAGACGCAGCAGATGGAAGACACGATGAGCAGCACGACGACGCTGACCACTCCCCAGGGCCAAGTGGATATGCTGCTCCAGGAAATGGCAGACGAGGCCGGCCTCGACCTCAACATGGAGCTGCCGCAGGGGCAGACCGGCTCGGTGGGCACGAGCGTGGCCTCGGCCGAGCAGGATGAGCTGTCGCAGAGACTGGCCCGCCTGCGGGATCAAGTGTGA